In Botrytis cinerea B05.10 chromosome 6, complete sequence, the following proteins share a genomic window:
- the Bclip5 gene encoding Bclip5 — protein MASMVPRFRCLNAPPLRQASRNILAIPTTATRSLATEADASKPEPITKRRPTYFKDKINAVPSFSEFVGLPDKPLTSEDALELRTAMVGPPGKKRQITRLPEWLKTPIPDNSNYKKIKKDLRGLNLHTVCEEARCPNISDCWGGGDKSAATATIMLMGDTCTRGCRFCSVKTSKAPAPLDPHEPEHTAEALSRWGLGYVVLTSVDRDDLADGGARHFAETIMKIKQKKSSILVEALTGDYAGDLEMVKLVAESGLDVYAHNMETTEELTPFVRDRRAKYRQSLKVLDAAKKAKPSLITKTSIMLGLGETEEALWQTLRDLREVNVDVVTFGQYMRPTKRHMKVEEYITPEAFEMWRQRALDLGFLYCASGPLVRSSYKAGEAFIENVLKKRKGLTILTDESTGMAKAIV, from the exons ATGGCATCGATGGTACCAAGATTCAGATGTCTAAATGCACCTCCATTGAGACAGGCATCAAGAAATATCCTTGCAATCCCCACTACAGCTACACGCTCCCTCGCCACTGAGGCAGATGCATCCAAGCCAGAACCTATCACAAAAAGACGTCCTACATACTTCAAAGACAAGATCAATGCCGTTCCATCGTTTTCCGAGTTCGTAGGTCTGCCAGATAAGCCATTAACCTCCGAGGATGCGCTCGAGTTGCGAACTGCGATGGTTGGACCACCaggaaagaagagacaaATCACAAGATTACCTGAATGGTTGAAGACGCCAATTCCTGACAATTCGAATTACAAGAAGATTAAGAAGGATCTGCGAGGTTTGAATTTACATACTGTGTGCGAGGAGGCAAGATGTCCGAATATTTCGGACTGTTGGGGCGGCGGTGATAAGAGTGCTGCGACGGCGACAATTATGTTGATGGGAGATACTTGCACAAGAGGATGTCGATTCTGTAGTGttaaaacttcaaaagcGCCAGCTCCGTTGGATCCTCATGAACCGGAACATACTGCCGAAGCATTGTCAAGATGGGGCTTGGGATACGTCGTTTTGACATCTGTGGATCGAGATGATCTTGCAGATGGAGGGGCGAGACATTTCGCAGAGACCATTATGAAGATTAAGCAAAAGAAGTCGTCGATATTGGTTGAGGCTTTGACGGGTGATTATGCGGgagatttggaaatggtGAAGTTGGTCGCCGAGAGTGGTTTGGATGTTTATGCGCATAACATGGAGACTACCGAGGAACTCACACCGTTTGTTCGCGATCGAAGAGCGAAATATAGACAAAGTTTGAAGGTTTTGGATGCGGCAAAGAAGGCTAAGCCTTCCTTAATTACGAAGACAAGTATTATGCTTGGGCTGGGAGAAACCGAAGAAGCATTGTGGCAAACATTGAGAG ATCTTCGAGAAGTtaatgttgatgttgttacTTTCGGCCAATATATGCGCCCAACTAAGCGTCATATGAAAGTAGAGGAATATATTACGCCCGAAGCTTTCGAGATGTGGCGTCAACGCGCGTTAGATCTTGGTTTCTTATACTGTGCCAGTGGACCTCTAGTAAGAAGTTCATACAAAGCTGGTGAGGCATTCATAGAGAATGTtctcaagaagagaaagggttTAACGATATTGACCGATGAATCGACTGGAATGGCTAAAGCgattgtataa
- the Bcmet1 gene encoding Bcmet1: MTPISLLTGIDATSHIHLIVGCNPLAGARCTKSIEVGAKPILIAPESSELHYTLQKRIETGEVQWLKKSFEDNDLMTLGREEIGRVVDAVFVTSGPRDPLSAHISQLCKRNRIPVNVADASNLCTFSLLSTYTDGPLQIGVTTNGRGCKLSSRIRREIASSLPKNLGESCLRLGTIRRRIQEEDHLAHLTAAGDLENEEEIDQSATFNKLITEADLDAAKNRRMRWLSQICEYWPLRRLASITDSDVDSVLRSYATNPSTSTPLDTSSLDSRVSKLPQIILAGSGPGHPDLLTRATHKAILSADIILADKLVPSGVLDLIPRRTPIHIARKFPGNAELAQQELLSLGLAGLQAGKTVLRLKQGDPYIYGRGGEEFEFFRKQGYGDRVVVLPGITSALSAPLFAGIPATQRSVSDQVLICTGTGRKGKPTVPPQYVATQTVVFLMALHRIKGLVADLTTHDSEDAKVVDESGNVDQSRKLWPLSTPCAVIERASCPDQRVVRTSLEWVVDAIEEVGSRPPGLLVLGAACEVLFNQNSSKEGRKWVVEEGFKGLEDLGLGEVGLGSCGIEGERPDVVRGDSFGRELKV; the protein is encoded by the exons ATGACTCCTATATCTCTTCTTACAGGTATTGATGCGACATCTCACATTCATCTTATAGTTGGATGTAATCCATTAGCAGGCGCCAGATGTACGAAGTCTATTGAAGTAGGAGCAAAACCAATTCTCATTGCGCCAGAGTCCTCCGAGTTACACTACACGTTACAAAAGCGAATTGAAACTGGGGAAGTGCAATGGCTGAAGAAGTCGTTTGAAGACAATGATCTTATGACGCTAGGTAGAGAAGAGATCGGTAGAGTAGTCGATGCAGTCTTTGTCACCTCGGGACCTCGAGATCCGTTGA GTGCACATATCTCACAACTTTGCAAACGTAATCGCATACCAGTCAATGTAGCAGATGCGTCGAATCTCTGCACATTCTCACTACTTTCCACATACACCGATGGGCCACTTCAAATCGGTGTAACAACCAATGGTAGAGGCTGTAAACTCTCCTCTCGAATTCGTCGCGAAATAGCCTCATCACTCCCTAAAAATCTAGGAGAATCGTGTTTACGACTCGGTACCATTCGAAGACGTatacaagaagaagatcacTTGGCGCATCTCACTGCAGCCGGAGACTTGGAAAATGAGGAAGAAATAGATCAAAGTGCTACTTTCAATAAACTTATCACCGAGGCAGATCTAGATGCTGCTAAAAATAGACGAATGAGATGGCTTTCTCAAATATGTGAATATTGGCCCCTTCGTCGCCTTGCATCGATAACCGATTCGGACGTTGACAGTGTCTTAAGATCTTACGCCACCAACCCATCAACTTCCACTCCTCTTGATACGTCAAGTCTCGATTCCCGCGTCTCAAAACTCCCGCAAATTATTCTGGCTGGCTCTGGACCTGGCCATCCGGATCTTCTCACTCGCGCAACCCACAAAGCCATTCTTTCTGCCGATATAATCCTCGCTGATAAACTTGTTCCCTCGGGAGTTCTCGACCTAATCCCACGTCGAACACCTATTCACATTGCGCGCAAATTCCCGGGAAACGCCGAACTGGCTCAACAGGAGCTACTGTCTCTCGGGTTAGCTGGCCTTCAGGCTGGCAAAACAGTTCTACGATTAAAACAAGGTGATCCTTATATATacggaagaggaggagaagagttTGAGTTTTTCCGAAAGCAAGGATATGGGGATCGAGTTGTTGTTTTACCTGGAATCACAAGTGCGTTGAGTGCGCCACTGTTTGCTGGAATACCGGCGACACAAAGAAGTGTTAGTGATCAAGTGCTTATATGTACTGGAACTGGCCGGAAAGGAAAACCTACCGTGCCGCCACAATATGTGGCGACTCAAACTGTGGTCTTTTTGATGGCACTTCATAGAATCAAGGGTTTGGTGGCTGATCTCACTACCCATGATTCAGAAGACGCGAAAGTGGTTGATGAGAGTGGGAATGTTGATCAAAGTAGGAAGTTATGGCCACTCAGCACACCATGTGCAGTAATAGAAAGAGCATCATGTCCGGATCAAAGGGTCGTAAGAACTTCTTTAGAGTGGGTCGTAGATGCCATTGAGGAAGTGGGTAGTAGACCGCCTGGATTATTGGTACTTGGAGCTGCATGCGAGGTTTTGTTTAATCAAAATTCTAGTAAGGAGGGGAGGAAGTGGGTTGTTGAAGAGGGCTTTAAGGGTTTGGAGGATCTGGGGCTAGGAGAAGTTGGGCTCGGGAGTTGTGGTATTGAGGGCGAGAGGCCGGACGTCGTGAGGGGGGATAGTTTTGGGAGGGAACTGAAAGTTTAA